In Shinella sp. XGS7, a single genomic region encodes these proteins:
- a CDS encoding TRAP transporter small permease: MSTFTRLCAGLSKLVLMAAVAGLIAVVICVQYQVVGRYVFNDTPTWAEALAMLLILFVTAFGVAVGVRDAGHIGLESLIALLPERLRRKLELLIHALVALFGALMAQSGWLWATMKWNERKPMLNVPEGMDYVPLLIAGVLIVLFSLEHIVALLRGESVEPAWN, translated from the coding sequence GTGAGCACCTTCACCCGGCTCTGCGCCGGTCTGTCCAAGCTGGTGCTGATGGCGGCGGTGGCGGGCCTGATCGCGGTGGTGATCTGTGTGCAGTACCAGGTGGTGGGCCGCTATGTCTTCAATGACACGCCCACCTGGGCCGAGGCCCTGGCCATGCTGCTCATCCTCTTCGTCACCGCCTTCGGCGTGGCGGTGGGCGTGCGGGATGCGGGCCATATCGGCCTGGAGTCCCTGATCGCCCTGCTGCCCGAGCGCCTGCGCCGCAAGCTGGAGCTGCTGATCCATGCCCTGGTGGCCCTGTTCGGCGCTCTGATGGCCCAGAGCGGCTGGCTCTGGGCCACGATGAAGTGGAACGAGCGCAAGCCCATGCTCAATGTGCCCGAGGGCATGGACTATGTGCCCCTGCTGATTGCCGGTGTGCTGATCGTGCTGTTTTCTCTTGAACACATCGTCGCCCTGCTGCGCGGCGAGAGCGTGGAGCCCGCGTGGAACTGA
- the kdpF gene encoding K(+)-transporting ATPase subunit F gives MSALYWASGIIAAGLFVYLIVALVRAEEF, from the coding sequence ATGAGCGCACTGTATTGGGCCAGCGGCATCATTGCCGCGGGGCTGTTCGTCTATCTGATCGTGGCCCTGGTCCGCGCCGAGGAGTTCTGA
- the kdpA gene encoding potassium-transporting ATPase subunit KdpA — protein MDGLAWINLALFMGLLLLAAWPQAKWLVAVCEGRLPCWMGAVEGLLYKLAGVKPEQGQHWKQYAIALLLFNFLGLLAAYALQRFQDLLPLNPQGFAGMTPDLAFNTAVSFVTNTNWQNYGGETTLSHFSQMAGLTVQNFLSAATGIAVVFALMRGFAGKLKKDVGNFWADLTRITLWVLLPISFVLALFFVGQGVLQNLEPYKTVQTLESTAYQTPKLDAQGQPLPDAQGQPLMEDQKTETQQLAMGPVASQLAIKMLGTNGGGFFNANSSHPYENPTPLSNLVQMLAIFLIPAALCFAFGRIVSDQRQGVALLAAMSAMFIAAVVIATAAEQAGNPLLQAQGVEAGAGNMEGKETRFGINASTLFAVVTTAASCGAVNSMHGSFTGLGGLVPMFLMQLGEVLPGGVGSGLYGMLVFALLSVFVSGLMVGRTPEFLGKKIEPYEMKMTSIAILITPIVVLVGTAIAVLSPLGKAGVANPGAHGFSEILYALTSAANNNGSAFAGLSANTPFYNTLLGFAMWLGRFGVIVPVLAIAGSLGAKKRIPVGSGTLPTHGPLFVVLLIGTVLLVGLLNYVPALALGPVVEHLMLWK, from the coding sequence ATGGACGGCTTGGCATGGATCAATCTGGCCCTGTTCATGGGCCTCTTGCTGCTGGCGGCCTGGCCGCAGGCCAAGTGGCTGGTCGCCGTCTGTGAGGGACGGCTGCCGTGCTGGATGGGCGCGGTCGAAGGCCTGCTGTACAAGCTGGCCGGCGTGAAGCCGGAGCAGGGGCAGCACTGGAAGCAGTACGCCATCGCGCTGCTGCTCTTCAATTTCCTGGGCCTGCTGGCCGCCTATGCGCTGCAGCGCTTCCAGGACCTGCTGCCGCTCAATCCGCAGGGCTTTGCCGGCATGACGCCGGACCTTGCCTTCAACACGGCGGTCTCCTTCGTCACCAACACCAACTGGCAGAACTACGGCGGCGAGACCACGCTCAGCCACTTCAGCCAGATGGCTGGCCTGACGGTGCAGAACTTCCTGTCGGCCGCCACGGGCATCGCCGTGGTGTTCGCCCTGATGCGCGGCTTCGCGGGCAAGCTGAAGAAGGATGTCGGCAACTTCTGGGCCGACCTGACCCGCATCACCCTGTGGGTGCTGCTGCCGATCAGCTTTGTGCTGGCCCTCTTCTTTGTCGGTCAGGGCGTGCTGCAGAACCTGGAGCCCTACAAGACGGTGCAGACCCTGGAGAGCACCGCCTACCAGACGCCCAAGCTGGACGCACAAGGCCAGCCCCTGCCGGATGCCCAGGGGCAGCCGCTGATGGAGGACCAGAAGACCGAGACCCAGCAGCTCGCGATGGGCCCGGTGGCCTCGCAGCTGGCCATCAAGATGCTGGGCACCAATGGCGGTGGCTTCTTCAATGCCAACTCCAGCCATCCCTACGAGAACCCCACGCCGCTGTCCAATCTGGTGCAGATGCTGGCCATCTTCCTGATCCCGGCCGCGCTGTGCTTTGCCTTCGGCCGCATCGTGTCTGACCAGCGCCAGGGCGTGGCCCTCCTGGCCGCGATGAGCGCCATGTTCATCGCCGCCGTGGTGATCGCCACCGCGGCCGAGCAGGCGGGCAACCCGTTGCTGCAGGCGCAGGGCGTGGAGGCGGGCGCCGGCAATATGGAAGGCAAGGAGACCCGCTTCGGCATCAATGCCAGCACGCTCTTCGCGGTGGTCACCACCGCCGCCTCCTGCGGTGCGGTGAACTCCATGCACGGCTCCTTCACCGGGCTCGGTGGCCTCGTGCCGATGTTCCTGATGCAGCTTGGCGAAGTGTTGCCGGGCGGCGTCGGCTCCGGCCTCTACGGCATGCTGGTCTTCGCGCTGCTCTCCGTCTTCGTCTCCGGTCTCATGGTCGGCCGCACGCCGGAATTCCTCGGCAAGAAGATCGAGCCCTATGAGATGAAGATGACCTCGATCGCCATCCTGATCACGCCCATCGTGGTGCTGGTGGGCACGGCCATCGCGGTGCTGAGCCCGCTGGGCAAGGCTGGTGTGGCCAATCCGGGCGCCCATGGCTTCTCGGAGATCCTCTACGCCCTGACCTCGGCGGCCAACAACAACGGCTCGGCCTTTGCCGGTCTGTCGGCCAACACCCCCTTCTACAACACCTTGCTGGGCTTCGCGATGTGGCTGGGCCGCTTCGGTGTGATCGTGCCGGTGCTGGCCATTGCCGGCTCCCTGGGGGCCAAGAAGCGCATTCCCGTGGGCAGCGGCACCTTGCCCACCCATGGTCCGCTCTTCGTCGTGCTGCTGATCGGCACGGTGCTGCTGGTCGGCCTGCTGAACTATGTGCCGGCGCTGGCCCTGGGCCCGGTCGTCGAACACCTGATGCTCTGGAAGTGA
- a CDS encoding TRAP transporter large permease, translating to MELTVLGVSFAILLLLGVPVAFSIGLASVATILAAGLPVAIVFQKMVGGMQVFSFLAIPFFVFAGELMLYGGIADRIVRFANSLVGHVRGGLGMSNVVGCTLFGGVAGSPLADVSAMGSVMIPLMKKEGYHADYAVNVTTHAALVGALMPTSHNLIIFTLATAGIAAVSVFNLILAALIPALLLTVANLVAAYWVAVKRNYPTHGAFPGWAAVLGAFIAALPGLLVVVIILAGILSGVFTATESAATAVFWALLITVFVYRSLSWQQFLKACAKACKTTGVVLLLIGISAAFGYFMALYEVPQKTGELMRAVSSEPWVIFLMVNVLLFLLGTFLDMAATILICTPIFLPICQQFGMDPTQFGIMMLINCALGLNTPPVGTTQFVGCAIGEISVGEVMRSILPFYGALTATLALVTYVPAFSLWLPGLFK from the coding sequence GTGGAACTGACCGTACTTGGCGTGAGTTTCGCCATCCTGCTGCTGCTGGGCGTGCCCGTGGCCTTCTCCATCGGCCTGGCCTCGGTGGCCACCATCCTGGCCGCCGGCCTGCCGGTGGCCATCGTCTTCCAGAAGATGGTGGGCGGCATGCAGGTCTTCAGCTTTCTGGCCATTCCCTTCTTCGTGTTTGCCGGCGAGCTGATGCTGTATGGCGGCATTGCCGACCGCATCGTGCGCTTCGCCAACTCCCTGGTGGGCCATGTGCGCGGCGGCCTGGGCATGAGCAATGTGGTCGGCTGCACCCTGTTCGGCGGCGTGGCCGGCTCGCCACTGGCCGATGTCTCGGCCATGGGCTCGGTGATGATTCCGCTGATGAAGAAGGAGGGCTATCACGCCGATTACGCGGTCAATGTGACCACGCATGCGGCCCTGGTTGGCGCCCTGATGCCCACCTCGCACAACCTGATCATCTTCACGCTCGCCACCGCCGGCATCGCCGCGGTCAGCGTGTTCAACCTGATCCTGGCGGCGCTGATCCCGGCCCTGCTGCTGACGGTGGCCAATCTGGTCGCGGCCTACTGGGTGGCGGTCAAGCGCAACTACCCGACGCATGGCGCCTTCCCGGGCTGGGCGGCGGTGCTGGGCGCCTTCATCGCAGCGCTGCCGGGGCTGCTGGTGGTGGTGATCATCCTGGCGGGCATCCTGAGCGGCGTGTTCACGGCCACCGAATCAGCCGCCACCGCGGTGTTCTGGGCGCTCTTGATCACGGTCTTCGTCTACCGCTCCCTGAGCTGGCAGCAGTTCCTCAAGGCCTGCGCCAAGGCCTGCAAGACCACCGGCGTGGTGCTGCTCCTGATCGGCATCAGCGCCGCCTTCGGCTACTTCATGGCGCTGTACGAGGTGCCGCAGAAGACCGGCGAGCTGATGCGCGCGGTGAGCTCCGAGCCCTGGGTGATCTTCCTGATGGTGAATGTGCTGCTCTTCCTGCTGGGGACCTTCCTGGACATGGCGGCCACCATCCTGATCTGCACGCCCATCTTCCTGCCCATCTGCCAGCAATTCGGCATGGACCCAACCCAGTTCGGCATCATGATGCTGATCAACTGCGCCCTGGGGCTGAACACGCCACCGGTGGGCACCACGCAGTTTGTGGGCTGCGCCATCGGCGAGATCTCGGTGGGCGAGGTCATGCGCTCCATCCTGCCCTTCTACGGCGCGCTCACCGCCACCCTGGCCCTGGTCACCTATGTACCGGCCTTCTCGCTGTGGCTGCCGGGCCTGTTCAAGTAG
- a CDS encoding SDR family NAD(P)-dependent oxidoreductase: MSDTSMSGPSLTQLPEGYRALVVGARGAIGAALLAALKQDPRCGGALGLHRDSEPALDLGDEAGVAAAAARLAAQGPYQLIINATGLLHGPALMPEKKLGDLKLAALQSVFLANTFGPALLLRHFTPLLDKRCGRMALLSAKVGSIGDNRLGGWYAYRASKAALNMLIKTAAIELRRSHPGALLLALHPGTVSSALSAPFRGGELGRPAAVAAAELLRVINELGPEASGGFFSYSGEALPW, translated from the coding sequence ATGAGCGACACGTCCATGAGCGGACCGTCCTTGACCCAGCTGCCCGAGGGCTACCGCGCCCTGGTGGTCGGCGCGCGCGGCGCCATCGGCGCGGCCCTGCTGGCGGCGCTGAAGCAGGACCCGCGCTGCGGCGGAGCCCTGGGCCTGCACCGCGACTCCGAGCCCGCCCTGGATCTGGGCGACGAGGCCGGCGTGGCCGCCGCCGCCGCCCGCCTGGCGGCGCAGGGGCCCTACCAGCTCATCATCAACGCCACCGGCCTGCTGCATGGCCCGGCGCTGATGCCCGAGAAGAAGCTGGGGGATCTGAAGCTGGCGGCCCTGCAGTCGGTGTTCCTGGCCAATACCTTCGGCCCGGCCCTGCTGCTGCGCCACTTCACGCCCCTGCTGGACAAGCGCTGCGGCCGCATGGCCCTGCTCTCGGCCAAGGTGGGCAGCATCGGCGACAACCGCCTGGGCGGCTGGTATGCCTACCGCGCCTCCAAGGCGGCGCTGAACATGCTGATCAAGACCGCTGCCATCGAGCTGCGCCGCAGCCACCCCGGCGCCCTGCTGCTGGCCCTGCATCCGGGCACGGTGAGCTCGGCGCTCTCCGCCCCCTTCCGCGGCGGTGAGCTGGGGCGGCCGGCCGCCGTGGCCGCGGCCGAGCTGCTGAGGGTGATCAACGAGCTCGGCCCGGAGGCCAGCGGCGGCTTTTTCAGCTACAGCGGCGAGGCCTTGCCCTGGTGA
- a CDS encoding NAD(P)-dependent oxidoreductase — protein sequence MSLSPVSPALGTLLLTGAAGTLGRQLRAGLRPLARQLRLSDRAALSGPLAPGEQDQPCDLADRAGMEQLLEGVEAVVHLGGVAAESPFEQIAPANLAGVFHLYEAARLAGTRRVVLASSNHVTGAYPRGQILSPQDPPRPDGYYALSKLYGEGMASLYWERYGIESVCLRLGTAEPEPPDARSLSTWLSPGDLLRLVRAALLAPEVACLVSYGVSANPARWWRDEPGWARLGYEPQDSAEPWRDRLQGLDFPADSPMARLQGGSFLDLGPFERPQTGDVPPEGSPRSEAKRPPQP from the coding sequence ATGTCTTTGTCCCCCGTATCCCCGGCGCTGGGCACCCTGCTGCTGACCGGCGCCGCCGGCACCCTGGGTCGCCAACTGCGCGCGGGTCTGCGGCCCCTGGCCCGACAGCTGCGTCTGAGCGACCGGGCAGCCCTGAGCGGGCCACTGGCCCCGGGCGAGCAGGACCAGCCCTGCGATCTGGCCGACCGCGCCGGCATGGAACAGCTGCTGGAGGGTGTGGAAGCCGTGGTGCACCTGGGGGGCGTGGCCGCGGAAAGCCCCTTCGAGCAGATTGCCCCGGCCAATCTGGCCGGCGTCTTCCATCTTTACGAGGCTGCCCGGCTCGCTGGCACGCGCCGCGTCGTGCTGGCCAGCTCCAACCACGTGACCGGCGCCTACCCGCGCGGTCAGATCCTGAGCCCGCAGGATCCACCGCGCCCCGATGGCTATTACGCCCTGAGCAAGCTCTATGGCGAGGGCATGGCCAGCCTCTACTGGGAGCGCTACGGCATCGAGTCGGTCTGCCTGCGCCTCGGCACGGCCGAGCCCGAGCCACCTGATGCTCGCAGCCTGTCCACCTGGCTGAGCCCGGGCGATCTGCTGCGCCTGGTGCGGGCCGCCCTGCTCGCGCCCGAGGTGGCCTGCCTGGTGAGCTACGGCGTATCGGCCAATCCGGCGCGCTGGTGGCGGGACGAGCCCGGTTGGGCCCGCCTGGGCTACGAGCCGCAAGACAGCGCCGAACCCTGGCGCGACCGCCTGCAGGGGCTGGACTTCCCCGCCGACTCGCCCATGGCGCGGCTGCAAGGCGGGAGCTTCCTGGACCTCGGCCCCTTCGAGCGCCCCCAGACGGGCGACGTGCCGCCGGAAGGCTCGCCGCGGTCCGAAGCCAAGCGGCCCCCACAACCCTAG
- a CDS encoding polysaccharide lyase family 1 protein encodes MASDRPLLAPQRAGYEIEGWAAGTVGGRGGRLMRVTSLAAAGPGSLREALEARGPRIVVFEVGGVIDMGGAPLRIREPFITVAGQTAPGPGITVIKSELLISTHQVILQHLMLRPGEFGRPKRGGGDQDGISTSGAAHHVIVDHCSLSWATDENLSVSGPRFEGGPEAAQWRAHTSRQITYSHNLIYEGLANSVHPKGEHSKGSLIHDNASGILLYGNLYASNQERNALFKGGARGAMLSNLIYNPGAKAVHYNLVAHEWAGRAYENGRLALIGNVYRQGPDTRPATPLFALGGHGDVELFLQDNLALDEAGRALAQTGVYTAGPARILSQAAPDLPEDLQGRRLLPADALEAVLPLAVGARPWARDPIDFKLLSDVAEGRGRIIDSERDNALGYPRYAPRQRRFDPADWQLDDMSPRAGWDSLFRTP; translated from the coding sequence GTGGCGTCGGACCGTCCGCTGCTGGCGCCCCAAAGGGCGGGCTATGAGATCGAGGGCTGGGCCGCCGGCACCGTGGGCGGCCGTGGGGGCCGGCTGATGCGCGTGACCAGCCTGGCAGCCGCCGGACCGGGCAGCCTGCGTGAGGCCCTGGAGGCACGCGGACCGCGCATCGTGGTCTTCGAAGTGGGCGGTGTGATCGATATGGGCGGAGCGCCGCTGCGCATTCGCGAGCCCTTCATCACCGTGGCGGGCCAGACCGCGCCCGGGCCGGGCATCACCGTGATCAAGTCCGAGCTCCTGATCAGCACCCACCAGGTGATCCTGCAGCATCTGATGCTGCGGCCGGGCGAGTTCGGCCGACCCAAGCGCGGCGGCGGCGACCAGGACGGGATCAGCACCAGCGGGGCGGCCCACCATGTGATCGTCGACCATTGCAGCCTGTCCTGGGCCACGGACGAGAACCTCTCCGTCTCAGGCCCGCGCTTCGAGGGTGGGCCCGAGGCCGCGCAGTGGCGGGCGCACACCTCGCGCCAGATCACCTACAGCCACAACCTCATCTACGAGGGGCTGGCGAACTCGGTCCACCCCAAGGGCGAGCATTCCAAGGGCAGCCTGATCCACGACAACGCCAGCGGCATCCTGCTCTACGGCAATCTCTATGCCTCCAACCAGGAGCGCAATGCGCTTTTCAAGGGCGGCGCGCGCGGCGCCATGCTCAGCAATCTGATCTACAACCCGGGTGCCAAGGCCGTGCACTACAACCTGGTGGCCCATGAGTGGGCGGGGCGTGCCTATGAGAACGGGCGCCTGGCGCTGATCGGCAATGTCTACCGCCAGGGGCCTGATACCCGGCCGGCCACGCCGCTCTTCGCCCTGGGCGGCCATGGCGATGTGGAGCTCTTCCTGCAGGACAACCTGGCCCTGGACGAGGCAGGTCGCGCCCTGGCGCAGACCGGCGTGTACACGGCCGGGCCGGCGCGCATCCTCAGCCAGGCGGCGCCCGATCTGCCCGAGGACCTGCAGGGCCGGCGCCTGCTGCCCGCCGATGCGCTGGAGGCGGTGCTGCCCCTGGCCGTGGGCGCCCGGCCCTGGGCCCGCGATCCCATCGACTTCAAGCTGCTCTCCGATGTGGCCGAGGGCCGGGGCCGCATCATCGACTCCGAGCGGGACAACGCCCTGGGCTACCCCCGCTATGCGCCGCGCCAGCGCCGCTTCGATCCGGCCGACTGGCAGCTGGACGATATGAGCCCGCGCGCCGGCTGGGACAGCCTGTTTCGCACGCCCTGA
- a CDS encoding TRAP transporter substrate-binding protein gives MKTVQRPRTRHIALAALLATLAASAQAVEFRSADVHNADDYPTVAAVRHMSELLAQRSGGKHKIKVFNKGALGTEKETIDQVKIGALDITRVNISPMNAICPKTMVPTMPFLFRSVEHMRKSLDGPVGEDILKSCEAQGFVGLAFYDSGARSIYGRKPVKTVADAKGLKLRVPQSDLWVALASAMGANATPMPIGEVYTGLKTGLIDAAENNIPSYDGFKHYEAVKYYSKTEHSMAPEMLLMSKLVFDKLPKADQDLIRAVAKESVAFQRQKWDEQEAKSLAAVKAGGAEIVEVDKTGFQAQMGPVYAKFMTTPDLQRLVKAVQDSK, from the coding sequence ATGAAGACCGTTCAACGGCCCCGGACCCGTCACATCGCCCTGGCGGCCCTGCTCGCCACCCTGGCCGCCAGCGCGCAGGCCGTGGAGTTCCGCTCCGCCGATGTGCACAACGCCGACGACTACCCCACCGTGGCCGCCGTGCGCCATATGAGCGAGCTGCTGGCCCAGCGCAGCGGCGGCAAGCACAAGATCAAGGTATTCAACAAGGGCGCCCTGGGCACGGAGAAGGAGACCATCGACCAGGTCAAGATCGGCGCCCTGGACATCACGCGGGTGAACATCAGCCCGATGAACGCCATCTGCCCCAAGACCATGGTGCCCACCATGCCCTTCCTGTTCCGCTCGGTGGAGCATATGCGCAAGAGCCTGGACGGCCCGGTGGGCGAGGACATCCTCAAGAGCTGCGAGGCCCAGGGCTTTGTGGGCCTGGCCTTCTACGACAGCGGCGCGCGCTCCATCTACGGCCGCAAGCCCGTGAAGACCGTGGCCGATGCCAAGGGTCTGAAGCTGCGGGTGCCGCAAAGCGATCTATGGGTCGCCCTGGCCAGCGCCATGGGCGCCAATGCCACGCCCATGCCCATCGGCGAGGTCTACACCGGACTCAAGACCGGCCTGATCGATGCGGCCGAGAACAACATCCCCTCCTACGACGGCTTCAAGCACTACGAAGCGGTGAAGTACTACTCCAAGACCGAGCACTCCATGGCGCCGGAGATGCTGCTGATGAGCAAGCTGGTTTTCGACAAGCTGCCCAAGGCCGACCAGGACCTGATCCGTGCCGTGGCCAAGGAGTCGGTGGCCTTCCAGCGCCAGAAATGGGATGAGCAGGAGGCCAAGAGCCTGGCCGCGGTGAAGGCCGGCGGGGCCGAGATCGTCGAGGTGGACAAGACCGGCTTCCAGGCCCAGATGGGCCCGGTCTATGCCAAGTTCATGACCACGCCGGATCTGCAGCGCCTGGTCAAGGCGGTGCAGGACAGCAAGTGA
- a CDS encoding TIGR02450 family Trp-rich protein, translated as MNAVHPKKLLLSKWTAVQPQAREKHFLVAALVLPETPEQALEWVELEAVHSRRSQRIRWRELRDSTQWRQGWV; from the coding sequence ATGAATGCCGTACACCCCAAGAAGCTGCTGCTGAGCAAATGGACGGCCGTGCAGCCGCAAGCCCGCGAGAAGCATTTCCTGGTCGCCGCCCTGGTGCTGCCCGAGACGCCCGAGCAGGCGCTGGAATGGGTGGAGCTGGAGGCCGTGCACTCCAGGCGCAGCCAGCGCATCCGCTGGCGCGAGCTGCGTGACAGCACGCAGTGGCGGCAGGGCTGGGTCTGA
- the kdpB gene encoding potassium-transporting ATPase subunit KdpB: MKQKDFLFDSKLVSQATKEAFTKLAPRVQWRNPVMFVVYAGSLLTSGLWIASLGNPQLAGDASSATAGGGEGSGFILTIALWLWFTVLFANFAEALAEGRSKAQAASLRGLKTKTWAKKLHEPRHGAQWHPTQSDELRKGHVVLVEAGDLIPLDGEVIEGVASVDESAITGESAPVIRESGGDFSSVTGGTRVLSDWLVVRVGVNPGESFLDRMIAMVEGAKRQKTPNEIALTILLVALTLVFLVVTVTLLPYSIFSVEVAGAGTVVSVTALIALLVCLIPTTIGGLLSAIGVAGMSRMMAANVIATSGRAVEAAGDVDVLMLDKTGTITLGNRQASQFVPAPGVTEAQLADAAQLASLADETPEGRSIVVLAKTRYGLREREIGSLEAQFVPFTAQTRMSGVDLAGGSRQLRKGAQDAIRKHVESLGGSFPREVATAVDEIARRGSTPLVVAEWSSRPSDTPATRQAGAQPAWDGPAPAEGARVLGVVELKDVVKPGIKERFAALRAMGIRTVMVTGDNPVTAAAIASEAGVDDFLAQATPEDKLAYIRREQQGGRLIAMCGDGTNDAPALAQADVGVAMQTGTQAAREAANMVDLDSSPTKLIEIVEIGKQLLMTRGSLTTFSIANDVAKYFAIIPALFVATYPALDALNIMNLASPQSAILSAVIFNALIIVALIPLALRGVGYRPAGAAALLRRNLLVYGLGGLILPFAGIKAIDGLLVLLHLV; this comes from the coding sequence ATGAAACAAAAGGACTTTCTTTTCGACTCCAAGCTGGTGAGCCAGGCCACGAAGGAGGCCTTCACCAAGCTGGCCCCGCGCGTTCAATGGCGCAACCCGGTGATGTTCGTGGTCTATGCGGGCAGCCTGCTGACCAGCGGGCTGTGGATCGCCAGCCTGGGGAATCCGCAGCTGGCCGGCGACGCTTCGAGCGCCACCGCAGGCGGTGGCGAGGGCTCGGGCTTCATACTGACCATCGCCCTGTGGCTGTGGTTCACCGTGCTCTTCGCCAACTTCGCCGAGGCCCTGGCCGAGGGCCGCAGCAAGGCCCAGGCCGCCTCGCTGCGCGGCCTCAAGACCAAGACCTGGGCCAAAAAGCTGCACGAACCCAGGCACGGTGCGCAATGGCATCCGACCCAGTCGGACGAGCTGCGCAAGGGCCACGTGGTGCTGGTGGAAGCCGGCGACCTGATCCCCCTGGACGGCGAGGTGATCGAGGGCGTGGCCTCGGTGGACGAGAGCGCCATTACCGGCGAATCGGCGCCGGTGATCCGCGAGTCCGGTGGTGACTTCTCCTCCGTGACCGGCGGCACCCGCGTGCTCTCGGACTGGCTGGTGGTGCGCGTGGGCGTCAACCCGGGCGAGTCCTTCCTGGACCGCATGATCGCCATGGTGGAGGGCGCCAAGCGCCAGAAGACGCCCAACGAGATCGCGCTGACCATTCTGCTGGTGGCGCTGACCCTGGTCTTCCTGGTGGTCACCGTGACCCTGCTGCCCTACTCGATCTTCAGCGTCGAGGTGGCGGGGGCCGGCACCGTGGTCTCGGTCACCGCCCTGATCGCCCTGCTGGTCTGCCTGATCCCCACCACCATCGGCGGCCTGCTCTCGGCCATCGGCGTGGCGGGCATGAGCCGCATGATGGCGGCCAATGTGATCGCCACTTCGGGCCGCGCCGTCGAAGCGGCCGGCGATGTGGACGTGCTGATGCTGGACAAGACCGGCACCATCACCCTGGGCAACCGCCAGGCCAGCCAGTTCGTGCCGGCCCCGGGCGTCACCGAGGCCCAACTGGCCGACGCGGCCCAGCTCGCCTCCCTGGCCGACGAGACGCCCGAGGGCCGCTCCATCGTGGTGCTGGCCAAGACCCGCTACGGCCTGCGCGAACGCGAGATCGGCAGCCTGGAGGCGCAGTTCGTGCCCTTCACCGCCCAGACCCGCATGAGCGGTGTGGACCTGGCCGGCGGCAGCCGCCAGCTGCGCAAGGGCGCGCAGGACGCGATCCGCAAGCATGTGGAGTCCCTGGGTGGCAGCTTCCCGCGTGAGGTGGCCACGGCCGTGGACGAGATCGCCCGCCGCGGCAGCACGCCCCTGGTGGTGGCGGAATGGAGCTCCCGGCCGTCGGATACGCCGGCCACCCGCCAAGCGGGTGCTCAGCCTGCTTGGGACGGCCCGGCGCCGGCTGAGGGCGCCCGCGTGCTCGGCGTGGTGGAGCTCAAGGACGTGGTGAAGCCGGGCATCAAGGAGCGTTTCGCGGCGCTGCGCGCCATGGGCATCCGCACCGTCATGGTGACGGGCGACAACCCGGTCACCGCCGCGGCCATCGCCTCGGAAGCCGGCGTGGACGACTTCCTCGCCCAGGCGACGCCGGAGGACAAGCTCGCCTATATCCGCCGCGAGCAGCAGGGCGGCCGGCTCATCGCCATGTGCGGCGACGGCACCAACGACGCCCCGGCCCTGGCGCAGGCCGATGTCGGCGTCGCCATGCAGACCGGCACCCAGGCGGCCCGCGAGGCGGCCAACATGGTGGACCTCGATTCCAGCCCCACCAAGCTCATCGAGATCGTCGAGATCGGCAAGCAGCTTCTCATGACGCGCGGCTCGCTGACGACCTTCTCCATCGCCAACGACGTCGCGAAGTATTTCGCGATCATCCCGGCGCTGTTCGTCGCGACCTATCCGGCACTCGACGCGCTCAACATCATGAACCTCGCCTCGCCGCAGTCGGCCATTCTCTCGGCGGTCATCTTCAATGCGTTGATCATCGTCGCGCTCATTCCGCTGGCGCTGCGCGGCGTCGGCTATCGCCCGGCCGGCGCGGCTGCGCTCCTGCGCCGCAATCTCCTCGTCTACGGCCTCGGCGGCCTGATCCTGCCCTTTGCAGGCATCAAGGCTATCGACGGGCTGCTGGTGCTTCTGCATCTCGTCTAA